In Cryptomeria japonica chromosome 1, Sugi_1.0, whole genome shotgun sequence, the sequence ATCAATTGCAGATAGGCAATGAACTAGCTGAAACCTCTAAAGAGCAGAGTGGGAACTTGGCCATAACATTTGAGCAGATCATACCTCAAGACTCGTTAGTTGCTCGTGCACAGCGGAAGGTAGCCACCAAGCCACCTATTGACTTGGAGGATATTTTCTCTTGCATAGGGGAAACAAAgtccaaagggaagaaaaatccTAAAACCTACTCCCAGATCACCAAGGATGGGCAAAGGAACCGCACCATCCATATCGCTACCCTGCCTATcgataagccagcagatcaaattgcATTGGCCGACTATAGCATTACAACCGTCCCGATAGGCCGAGCCACCAAAGAACAAGAAAGGGAGGAGTTCAAGGACTCTGTGCAAAATATGCTCAGGCAACTCGACGAGATAACTGCTGAGAGAAACATGTACCGAATtcgtgctgagcaggccgaggggtacattgatcaccTGCTAAAACCGCTGCATCATGCCcctgaatcccatgttcccccattagcattggtgcaaaggactacaacagagtttgaaggagtacgggataccGCTAAGGCTGTCAAGGAATGGATTCGAGACATTAAGGAAAAGGGAGAGCTGATCATTAAAGATGTAAAGGAAATGACCCACCACTGAGAGACCATTCTAGTCAAATTGTTCGAGGTAAAGAGGGAATGTCTCAGGGTTCATGAGGTCGTTGGTACAAGTCTTCCCGTCATGAGGGTTCTTTTCTAGACCCATGCGCAGATTCCCACATTGTCCGCTATCCTGGATCCCTATGACATCAGCATCTTTAAAGAATGGtattggaccgtcaccatgaagaatGAAACAAAAGGGACCATAAAGAAAGAGTAGGAGGAATGCGAGGAAATTCTGAAGaacatgagggatcttggtggaaAGATCCTCTGATCAATGGTTTTGGACTGGAAGAATAGTTTGTCCGATGACAGAGTGCAACCagatttggaggatagattgaggATGGATAAGGTCGCCTACTCCACGGAGGACCTGGAGTTTGCCAGTGGATTGCATTCAGACATTTTGTGTTTTGAAGCTCATCGGTCCGACTGGAAGGATGGGTTAAAGCATGTAGCTCGTCCTTTGgagggcatgcaatataaaatacgccatcctcctatgcctcaaTTCATGGTGTTGTTCCAGCTATGCATCAGATTTCAAGACTATGTTCGGGCAAAATGTGTGGCAGGTCAGGACCTCTGGAAGGAATATTTGCACGCCGAAGATGAATTTCTAGAGAAAGGGTCTACAacagaaaaagaaaaagtgcttcCATAAAGTGCAGAATTCTTTTAAAATCTTAAAAGTACTTTTTGGCcataaagttcatttctaactGCCAAGTCAATTGTAAATTTTGAGCTTCGTGCAGGTGCACTTTTTGAGCTGCTTTTTGGTAGTTATTAATtgcctttttgggtagttattattcCTCCTTTGCTGGTTGTTGATATTTTGCCTCctatttatgggtatgggtactaTGTTGTattgatgaatctgggccactcgttttgttttaatcttggccattcatctaagttttgaaactctatttaaaggggttggttttcccttatttttgtaAGAAGTCTAAGATTGTTGCTGAAACTTTGGCGAAATTCATGTAGAATTAATGGAAATTAAAGGCTGTCTcatttctttgtgagtgcatggtctccttcttcaccatttaatattcttgttatgcattttgttttcagatagtatttttaggataatatttgatagaaaccttggtgttcataccattaaggattggctGATTGCCATTTCcccctgcatggttagtctgaacccatttGTGTGCTTAGTTCGGTTGTTAAACATCAAATGAATGGATGTCAAGTTTTGCATTTATGTTTAGTAGCATGACAATTCagctccctttgaagattgcactagattttacaacattgtgctttattAGCTGATAATGTCAAATCTGGTTTTTTGAGGTTTCTGTCTATCTTCCTGAATATATTATCTTAGATAAATTAATTAGATattctctctctttttcccttcctttttccccccttttttttatcaaaaagaaACCATATAGTCAAGCTGAGTTAGTATCAATCCAAGCAAAAATCAGATAATATAGGACTGTTGAACTTTAGGGAACTCGTTCGAAACCGATTCCATCTAACCTTAAGttccctttgtgtttccagcaaaacacatcgaaccgctaagctatcctgcagtcaagacctgacaaccaaaacattgaggtaatccccattgatcaaattaaTACAACATTAGGGATTTCTTTATCTCAAGGGAGGATAGGCTTCTTAGTatttctattctgtgttggccggatgaagtcgtaaGTTCAGCGATTTTAGACATGTCAACAATTCACACATTCAGCTCTGGGGGAAAATGCGTGATAGCATTATGAGTTTTCTTGTTAGACCAGAGGGAGAGAGGGTGTTGGAGGAGGTGGAAATTCTAGACCTAGAAGAAACTGTAGGATACACTCCAACATTTGCTCAACTTTACAATGCCGGAAAGAAAGAGGAGGATCTAGTTACggatgttaaagatcccaaaggaTTTCGTGTATCCTCATTGGCGAGAATTTCTGCACATGCTCCTGGAAAGTATCTTGGCATCATTCAACATTCATTGGAACCAGCCAATCAAATTGCACTTGCTGAGTTCTGTAGTACTTATGGGTTTGCTATTGTCTACGACGGATCAAGGAGCAGAAGGATGATGAGAGTTCACATTCAAGGAAAGAAGAGCTTGATACATCCTGTGAGGAAGTCACACAGGCTGAAGAATGGAGACACAACTTGGTGGCACATAACTAGAGACATCTCTTGAAGAGGAAGATCCTATTCAATCTGTCATTAATGATGAGTTTCTTCATAGAAGAGGaattaacattcagagggagtctgacaaaccattagaggcaaccttggacaaggaggtcagGAGGTTGGAGCTTCAGAGGGAGTCACATCATTATGAAGGTTtgtgttaatgcattcttctctgtgagggagaagtttgaggtgcaagcccttgttaatgcattctctttgtgagggagaagtttgaggtgcaagcccttgttaatgcattcttctttgtgagggagaagtttgaggtgcaagcccttgttaatacattcttctctgtgagggagaagtttgaggtgcaagcccttgttaatgcattcttctctgtgagagaagtttgtggtgaaagcccttgttccaccctctgggagtagccatggtggatgtcatgttgagagactccatgacttagcacttgtgtaTATTCACCCTCTGgaagtagccatggtgaacgtcatgatgagatgacgacatcacgttgagtgacttaGTGATGGGtacttttgttcatttgcattttcattcatgggagtagccatgatggacccaccctctgggagtagccatggtggatgtcactacATGACTAAGAtatcgagaaggattcctccctagctaagagggagtgttgatgttattgTAGCTTCAATCGGTATCCTTCTTAGGCCgacttgaagaaaataaaatgaGCATATATTAAATATACTCATAGGGCTGACCAtgatatatattaattataaaatgtaattaatATTTGTTTAAACAATGTGAGCCGACCCTCATGTAAGAGATGTGCCTCCTCATCCAAGGCGGATATATATGAAGGGTTATCACATTTACTtgctaatcaatcaattgaaaaataTAAGCAGagtgctcgggggtgacgatagcaggatatcgtctatggttgggaaggcaacatatTTGAGTCATTGCCTGTGGTTAAACGAGCACTTCCATTAACAATACCCCTTTGGAACCTCATTAATTGATTTCATCATTTTTGCCAATATGGTGAGCAAACAACATTGAATGCCAATCCATTTGCATAGACACATCTAGCTATGTCTTGATCAACAATCTTCTAGACTCATTGTGAAATGTTGTTCCAACTGTCACTTTGATCTCTTATCTATAGAGGTTACAGGGTATTTTTTAGGTATGGGCAAAATGGTTGGTCCTTTTTAGGTTGAAGATGAGAAGGCTGTGGAGGGACTTTCATCCCTTTCGATCCTTTCTTATTCTTTAGCAAATAATGAGTTACATCTTTTTTCCCTATTGCACGGTCTGCTTTTTGTTGCTCTTCTATAAATGCCAAGACTTGTTCCTTTGGAAGGCTTTTATCATCTGGTTTGGGACAAAATTTGATGCCTTGGTTAGGGATAAAGCATAAATGGCCTTTCACTCGACTGTATGAGTTCGAATTTCTTGCTTTGCAATGACCACAAATCCAAAAGTAACCTCTTCCGCTTGAAAGTTGTATCATTTCAAGATATCCAAAGGGGAGAGTGTGGGTTTGTTTTGAAGCGGGGTTGGCTTCTAGAGCTAGAAACAATTGCCATTGTAATTGTTAAGATAAACAAGACATTCGaaacaaaccaaaaagaaaaacttgAAAACAAAACTAGAGAGTTCATTTGTTAGAAAAAATGTAACGAAAAAAAACCCAAAACTTCAAAAAACCTACCTCTTTTGAAGAAAtctataatgtccccttttgttTGACCTtcgaaaataattaaatgattaaaattaagttgtcgaaaaataaataaattaaaagactACTAATTTTAATTAGTTCTATATTATGAAAATTTATAAGCAGGTCCCTTTATTATTAAAATGGAGTAAAATTATATTCTTTTTGGAAAGTTCCAGGAAACATTATAAAAGGAGGAATGAAGGAGTTATTTGGCATTTTGGAATATTTTTATGAAACCCTTTCATTAGAGAGATTGAACCTGGTTCATTCTTCAGCCTAGGACAACAACCCTTGGGAGACAGGTGGATTAGATGAAAACCCGACTCCATCAGTGGGTGGATTTGCTGTAGGATTTACACTTGGGCTTCATCGGTGAAATTTGTGGAGTCTTCTTTGAAGACAAATTTCAGACATATTTGATAGACCTTTAGAAATAAAGGCTTGTGGAGATCATTTGATATTATTTAGCCGCTTGGTTTCAGTCAAGGTTATGTTATTTTATTGGAATTGTACTCCTTATATATTCCTTTCACTGGCTGATTATAGCTTATCCAGCTATCATCAGATATTGCCATGGAAACACGTATGGAGCCATATGGCTTAGTTGAGCTCCTATCTGGCAGAAGgtactaaataaaatatttatcttgGCATTTAGTGGAAAGGAATCGCTGGAAATTCACTCATGTCAAATGTAAGGTGGTCGATCTATTTGGTATTTGCTGGGCGATTAATTCATTTTACCATGGGAGACGAGCTTTAAAGGAGAACTATTAATTTATGAATTTTAGAGTTGGACGTGAATAGATGAAGCTGCCAGCTGCATTAGTTTTTGGTATTCCAGCAGATAGCAATTAATCTTGTATTTGGAGTTGAATTTGGTGTGAATATCAATATTGGCCAGTAGTCATATTGCCCTTTTCTGCAAGCCATGTATTTGAAAGAAGAATCGAGAATTCCAGTGGGATGCCTTTCATGGATTATGAAGCTTTTCATAGTTGATCAATAAGAGGACCAAGCACAGAATTGTTGACTATTGCTGGGGCGATTGCTTTTCCACCATCTATCAGGCAATTTCTGACTTCATTTATGGACACCATTATTAGTTTCTGAGCAGTGCTAAATAAAGGTCAAAGTCATGAAACCTGGAGCATCTGTGGAGTCAGTTGCAGACCTATGTGCTGAAGATTACTATGCCCTTCAAGCTAATCACAATTCCAGTCACCTGTCATCACATTTTCTGCTCTAACTGAAGCTTGGACATTATTGTCCTTTACTGAAATCGTAAACTCAGAAGAAGTATATGTGTGTTGCTGATTTGGTGCATTCTAACAACCATTCGTACCAGCCTTTGTCAATGACCACTTCCAGTGAGGGTTGAATACTGAAATGATAAAGCTTATTATTCTGTATTGCAGCATTTCCATTGAGCACTGAAAAAGGTCAGATCTGAGATACATTTATATTTCTGTTTCTGTTATTTAAAAGCTCTTCCAAGATTAAAAAAATTATCTTGTACTTAATCCAATTATTTATGCTATCATCTATGCAAAGTTAGTATAAAACTTGGAATGCAAATATAGAACCCCGAACTAAGTAAATTGAGTCCATTAAACACACAAATACTACCAGCACAAGCATCAGAGAAGATCTGCAGATTGACTGTTAAATTTCTTATCTGCTGATGGACATGGTAAAAAGCAAACTTTTTTTATCAAGATTTGGACAGAATAGTACAAAATCTTCCTCTACAATCTCTTTGACAACAAACCAACACTTGCAAATGCGTTGGAAATAATCAATCTTCAACTCTATTCATGCAGTGGAAAGCAAGAAAATAATTCCAGCAATGGaggaaaatatttttgtttttcattcacAATATGAAAATGAGATAGGTTATGCCTTCTAGATGTTTTGTATGGCAATATTAGGGTTGGGGGGGGCAAAATTACCTTTTGCattagaaaacaaattttaaaaaaccaAATTTTTTTGGGGAATGTGCCAAATTTGGCGAATGCGTGAGTTTGGGGACGAAGTTTGCCCTTGGTTTGCCTGGGCCCTACCCACAGGCTGGGGCCAGAACCCTGTCTGGACCCACAACAAACTGACCCAGGACCCGGCTTCATTTGCCTGTGAACTGGTAACATGGCGAAATTGAATTTAACATCAGAGAAGCCAAATTCCATACTGGCAGAGGCACAGGCTCAAATTGCTGTCaactctctgcatttccttctggATCAGCAATGCTAGAGCTAATCCTCTCTCAAATCATTAGTTAATTCTAATTGCATGCTAACACCCAGTCCTTTCATTCTTCAAAATGCATGGTTCGTTGGTTTGAAACAGGAATCTATCAGAGTGTTGGATGATAGATGAGTTATTTATTGTGCGGTGTGTTTTGTGGATGTCAGCTCCTGGGTCAAGATGTTATAGAAGAAGTGAAATAGTGGTGGACTGTGGAATAGTGGGCCTTGCTATGAAACCATATAAATCTACACCCTTCATAAATGAATAGATCTCATTAAAGGTTTTATTTCACCAGGAATAAAAGCTTTAATTGCCATTGTAAACTGACGTATTCTAGAGTTCCATTGACCTACTTTTGGTTGCTTGTGTACACTAAATTGCTTATTCCAAGTCTTAAAAGTTAATATAATACAATTATTCTACTTTGTAATTCTTGCATTGAAGGGTTTTGAGCTGCTTCAACATCTTTTTCTGAAGGGTCTGAGCAGCTGCCAGAGGAATAGAAATAAAAACCCCATCTATCTCACTCGAACAGTAAACAGAAGCAGGCCCTGTTGAGGATTTGACCTCCTCGCCACAAGTACTAGGATACAGAAAACCCAACCAATACTTTATTTCAGAAATTTCAACTGGCAAAATCTCCTGTGTCCCAATAGCGTTCTCTTCCAATGTCAGAACAGTGATTCTTAGcccaaaaatgatccaaattttaGTAGTTCTACTTTTAATATCTGCCTTGATAAAATTGTAGATGGAGTACCTGGGTCTGGTCTGCTGATGATTAAGAAGCAAGTTAATTTCAACCATGGTAGTTTGGAGTAATTGGGGGAGTTTACTTGTCCCAGATTGTTGAACAACTTCAGAAAGTGTGTAGAGGaagtcttgaatttttttttttttttagtggcAACCATGACTGCTTTTTGCATCAAATCTCAGTTTATGCCTGGATGAGGCAAGGTGAGGAGGAAACCTTTCCAGgagcagaaataccaaaacaagttGGAACCAGAGGTAAGCTAAGCTGGAAAAGCATCTTACCAGAAAAGTAAAAATTTGCAGAGAGAAGGCTGAGCTGAGGACTGAACAGATGATAATCTACCCATTTAAGCTTTATATGCTACCAATCAAGCTTTATATGCTACATTTCTAATATAGTCTGTGTGCAAAGATAAAGCTATAAATTACTTTGTAAAGTGAAATTTCTGGAGACACCAAAATACTACAAGGGCTTTATAGGGTGAATTGATTTTGGTTTTCACAATTTTCCCTGAAGTAGCATGTGTTTTCCATACTTGATATTGCATTTGACATAAATGAATTTATTGTTTCAGGGCCACAAGAAGTGGATCACTGGGCTTGCTTGGGAACCTATACATCTACAAGCCCCTTGTCGCCGCTTTGCCAGTTCAAGTAAAGATGGAGATGTTCGTGTTTGGGATACATCCTTAAGGAGGTGTGTGATGTCCCTCACTGGTCATACACTTGCTGTGACTTGTGTAAAGTGGGGTGGTGATGGGATGATCTATTCCAGGTATCAATTATTATCTGCTTTTTGTTGTAATCTAATATAGTCTGTTAGCATCTTGGTAATCTAATAAATAAAACAGTGTACATATAAAAAGAAACCAAAtatcttttttcaattttttatgatagaAATGATCTATTTTCATTATAAAATTTGCCTTGGTCCTTATACATTATGGGAATCTTAATTTTACGTGCCTGTTGTTTCCCAAAAGCAGATTGATGCCCAAAATCATGTAAGAGGTAATGGAATCTTCCAACTAAAACAAGTCAAAGCAAAGCCACCTTGGGTTTTTAGTTTTTACTCCAGTTTGTGTCTCCTGCATGTAACTTCATTTTTCTTAGTACTTTTTTGACATGATGTGACTCTTCTTTCATTTAAAAGTTCTTCAAAACCTGAGGAGTAGTCGTACACAAATCATCATTTTAGCTGTCATTTCTGCTTGTACTCTGCATCCGATGGGAGGAAGTTGCAAAATTGCTATAGATAGGGCAGGTCAAGCAACAGGATATAGTTATGGAATCTAGTTTTTTCATTTGACTTTCCATAATTTTTTCTTCCTGAAGTTCCTGGCACATAACCATCTCAACATCCATCTAAGTTCATGTTGAAATTGATCTGAAGTTTTTCTCTTGCCTTCATGAATAGAATTTTCCAAACTCGTTAGTAATTGTCTTCAAAGTGTTCTCCCTACCGAAAAGAAGAGGAACATCTGTCACTTCAATCCAGAAAGGAGGTGAGTTGAGACATGGATTGTCAGATCAAACTTCGGAGCTACCTTAGAACCAAGGTTAACATTCCAAATTTTCAAATGGTCCTTTTTCAGAAATTCAACCATAAAATAGACTTTCGAGATTAGTTGTAATGGGAGCAGTCTAAATTTTACTCAAGTTTTATGGATCTGATTCTCTAAGGCTGGAGCACTTAGTTTAAAACCTTTGTATATCCTATCAGGGAATGGTTAGATAAGGGTTTAAGATCAGAAAGCACCTTATACATGTTACTGAATGAATTTTGGAGGGATTGAAGCATATTTTAACCCAAAATATTCTAATGGCAAATCAGTGTAGGTAGTGAAGGGGAGGTCTGAGCTGTTCTTTGGTCTGCTGGACTTTGTAAATGATGACAGCTTTTCCACAGGGATGAGCAAGAGGAAACTTGTTTGAATTTGCTTGGATGGAGGTTTCCACAGAAAGAAAGGTTAGACttcaaaaaatggaggaaaattttCCGTTGAATAAATGATTGCTGATCTTCCCTAAACTAATTGAAGTTTCTGAGCTCTCAGGCTTTTCCTTCAGGAGTGGAGAAACGAAGCTGTGCTGAGTAGCTGTCCAAATGCAAGACCATAAAGGCCAAAATTTCATGTGACACAAATTTCTTCTCGAGAAGGAAATGCCCAATTTAGAATCATGAGATGGCTACTGAGTGACTTTTCCTTCATTAAAGTATAATGTTCAAACCTATGTTCCTTGGAGATGGGACAACAGAGGATGGCAATTTTGGGGGCTATCTTTTGGTTATGACTAGGGGACggtagtatatgtatatatacaaggaTACTCATATTTGTACCAATTTAATTATACATGGCATCAAGTTTACATTTAAAATTATTTATCAaattcaatattaaatattaaatcaaaGATTCAAAATGTATTAGACATGGCTGATCAGTGAAGCAAAACAGCAGcaataaaacattaaaagaaaaaactTATGATTTCAGTTTTCACTATTCAAGCTCAAAGTTTTCGATACATAGAGTAGCATAAAAAATATATACTACTAAGTACAACTATGCCTCATTTGAGCTATAAATATAAAAATGGCTCTC encodes:
- the LOC131035337 gene encoding exportin-2-like, with translation MRDSIMSFLVRPEGERVLEEVEILDLEETVGYTPTFAQLYNAGKKEEDLVTDVKDPKGFRVSSLARISAHAPGKYLGIIQHSLEPANQIALAEFCSTYGFAIVYDGSRSRRMMRVHIQGKKSLIHPVRKSHRLKNGDTTWWHITRDIS